The window GATCACTTCTTACAATGGCATCTTCAATGGCATCAACCTCCAGGCTTGGCCTGTAGCTGTTAATCTCGGCTTCAAAATCAATCATATCCGTTCCTCCTTAAAACTGCTTTTATCTCCCCCATAAGGTAAAGAGAACCCACACAAAACAGCAGATGCCCTTCATCCTTTTTATGAAGCATGTATAAAACAGCCTCTTCTACTGTCTGAAATCCTTCCACACCGCAGCCGCAGGCATCTTGAAACTCTTTCAGCAGGACCCCTGTTTCCAGTCCTCTCTCGGAATTAATATGAGCCACTGCCGCCTGGTCAAGAGGCAGCGCCTCCGCAATTTCCCTTATCATTTTACCATGATCCTTATCGGATACTGACGAAAACAAAAGATCAGCCCGTTTCTTTCTCCCTTGGCATAAACCGGCCGCAGCCTTGGCAAAAGCCTGAATACCGCCCGGATTATGTGCTCCGTCAAGGAATACTCCCGGCAGCACCTCTTCCATCCTTCCCGGCCAGTACATTCGGGCGATCCCCTCTTTTATCTGCAACTGGGTTATAGGAAGGCCATCGGCCTTCTCAAGCCCCGCTGCCTCAAGGGCTTTAAAGGAAAGAAAAGCATTCATCACCTGATATTCCGCCACAGTCGGAACGGTAACCTCAATAAAATCTCCCCCGGCTCTAAAAAATCTCACTTCATAGCCCTTATCTTTGCATCCGGTTATCTCATACCCCTGCATGTCCGCCTCTTGGAAAGGAGAACCAAGCTCCTCTGCCCTGGTGCGGATAACCTGGGAAGCACGATTGTCGTTTCCGTCAAAGACTACAGGAATCCCTTTTTTTATGATCCCGGCCTTTTCCCATGCGATCTTTTCAATGGTATCTCCTAAATATTCCGTATGATCCAGACTGATGGAGGTGATCACCGACACCAGGGGATGCCTTATGACATTGGTGGTATCAAGCCTTCCTCCAAGGCCGGTTTCCAGAATTACAATATCCACTTCCAACTTACGGAACATGTCCATTGCCATATAAAACAGAAACTCAAAGTAAGACGGATGGCAATAGCCCTTTTCCATCATATTCTGGGAAACGATTCTGACCGCCCGGTAACTTTCTTCAAAAAACTTTTCTGCAGCCATTTCTCCGTTTATGCAGAAACGCTCTCTGATTTCCACCAGATGAGGAGAGGTAAAGGTACCTACCTTATAGCCTGCTTGTCTTAAAACAGACTGTAAAAATGCACATACCGACCCTTTTCCATTGGTACCTGCCACATGAAAAATTTTCATCCCTTCATCCGGTTCCCCCATTTCACAAAGGAATTTCCGGATATCTTCCAGAGAGTTTTTCTTTCTGGTCCACATGGGAATCCGACCCAGATATTCTTCTGCCGTTTCGTCAATCTTCATCGTTAGTGTACCAGCTTCCATCTCAATTTCAAGCCTGATTTTCCTCCTGAACACCGCCCCAATGGGGCCTGATCCGGAAAACCAGCCGTCCGACGGGTAAAAAAAATCGGACTATCTAGTTTATTATAATATATGTCCGTCAATATGCAACCCATTTCTTTCGCAAAAAGCCCTTTATTTCTACAACTGCCCTTGAAATGTGCCTCATATTTACAGAAATACAAAAAGAGAGCAAGCCCTCTGAAACGCTGTAAAGCATCTCAAAGTGCTGTACTCCCTGCATTCGTTCCCTTAAAACAAATTCTCAGAAACTGATCCGGCTCATTACTTGCCGCAGTAAGCGATTGCTTCGATTTCAACAAGAGCGTTCTTTGGAAGTGCTGCCACTTCATATGCAGCTCTTGCCGGACACTCTCCTGCAAAGAAAGATGCATAAACTTCGTTCATCGCACCAAACTCACTGATATTCTTTAATAAAACGGTTGTCTTAACCACATTATCCATGGATAAGCCTTCGCTTTCCAGAATGGACTTGATGTTTGTCAACGACTGTCTTGTCTGGGATACGATATCATCACCTGCAAACTCGCCGGTAGCAGGGTCAATAGGAAGCTGTCCTGATATAAATACGTAATCGCCTCCACGAACGCCCTGAGAATATGGGCCGATTGCTGCCGGCGCTTTTTCTGTTGCTAATACTTTTTTCATAATAATGTGACTCCTTTCGTTCATCTCTCTGATAATTCTAGATTAGCACACATTCTGCAAAAGTCAAGAAACTTTTTAAGGTATTCTTAAAAAAATTTAGTTTATTATATCTTTTTCCCCCTTGTCATCTGGTATTGAATACTATATAATATGATATAATAAAGGGGATCATCCCTCGTGTGCGGCAGCGGCCGCGCAGAAGGTCGGCGCCCTGCGGGCAAACCTTTAGCTCAAAAGGCATGGGCAGGAAAGAGGAAAACACATGAAAACCAACGACGAAAGAATGCAGGACATCCTAAAGTATCTGGAATCCTTAGATCATATCAGACCGGAAACCATTCCTAATATTGATCTGTACATGGATCAGGTCACCACTTTTATGGATGAGCATTTAAAGGATACCAAACGCCATCCGGAAGACAAGGTTCTGACAAAAACCATGATCAATAATTATGCAAAGAACAATCTCCTTCCGGCTCCTAATAAAAAGAAATACTCCAGAGAACACATTTTTCTTCTAATATTTATATATTATTTTAAAAATCTGCTTTCCTTCCATGATATTGAACAGCTCTTCCGGCCTATTACGGAAAAACATTTCAATTCTCCGGAAGGGATTCCTTTAGAGGACATCTACAGGGAGATCTTCTCTCAGGTAGAAGGGGGCATAGACCGCATCAAAGAAGACATTATCCAAAAACATCAGCATGCCGGCAAAACCTTTGAAGACAAAGGGCTTCCGGAAGATGATCTGGAATATCTCCGCCTTTTTTCCTGGATCTGTGAGCTTTCCTTTGATGTGTATTTAAAAAAGCAGATCATTGAACAGATCATTGATGATTTAAGGGAAACCGAGCCTGTTAACATGAAAAAGAAAAAATAAGGCCAATGCCGCTTTGCGGCGCTTGGCTCATTGCCTTCATGGTATAATAAAAACAGGGGCAAGTACCAACTCCAGGCTTGTCCCTGTTTTCATCAACCTTCTCTCTTCTCTTCTTCCAAACGCTTAAACACCATATCATACCCATCGTTCCCGTAATTTAAGGAGCGGTTTACACGGCTGATGGTTGCAGTGGATGCCCCCGTCTTTTCCGCGATTTCCAGATAAGTACGGCCCTCCCGCAGCATTTTCGCCACCTCGTACCTCTGGGATAAGCTTAGCAGCTCATTGACGGTACATACGTCCTCAAAAAAAGTATAGCACTCTTCCGATGATCTTAAGGTCAAAATGGCCTCAAACAGATGATCTACCGCATCTGTCTTAATTTTTTTATTCATAGTATTGATCAATCCCCTTTTTCTTGTTTTTGCTCTCAGCTGCATTTTAACATATTAAAGTTGTAAAGTCCACCCTCCGCGGACATCAGGAAAGCATAAATTTTTCTACAACGCAGGCTATTCCGTCATGATTATTGGAGCAGGTTATATAATCGGCTGCCGTCTTTACAGGAAGAACTGCATTTTCCATAGCAACTCCAAGCCCTGCATACCGGATCATGGACAGATCATTATAGCCATCCCCGCAGGCAATCATCTCTTCCCGGCTCATGCCAAGCCTTGAAAGCAGGCGCTCCAGACTTGCCGCCTTGTCTATTCCCTTGGGAAGAATCTCCAAAAAATAAGGCTCTGAGCGGTAAACGCTGTAATCCCGCCCTAAAGCTGCTTTTACCCTGGGTTCCACCATGGCAAGGTAATCGCCCTCTTCCAGCATCAGGAACTTCACAACCGGAAACTGTACATAAGCCTCCATATCACCGACTTCTTTTACTTCCAGCTTGTTAATGGCTGATTCCTTTTCCACATATTCATCTCCGGCATTGGGAGTGACAATGAGATCATTCTCATAGGTCAGAATGTTCACTCCATGATCCTTTGCCATGCGGATAATTCTGGAATTGGAAGACACAGGCAATTCCTTTGCAAAAACAGTTTCCCCGGTTTTGCAGTCAATGATGCGCCCTCCGTTAAAGGACAGAATATAACCTCCTGACTCATGAAGCTCCAGTTCCTTCGCAAGAGGCATCACCCCGTAAGTAGGCCTTCCAGAAGCCAGTACAATAATTCCGCCCTGTCGTTTTAATTCAAAAAGCGCTTCCTTGGTTTTGGGCGTGATCTCCTTATTCCGGTTCGTCAGCGTCCCATCCAAATCCAGCACGATCATCCGATAGTCCAT of the Lacrimispora indolis DSM 755 genome contains:
- a CDS encoding bifunctional folylpolyglutamate synthase/dihydrofolate synthase — translated: MKIDETAEEYLGRIPMWTRKKNSLEDIRKFLCEMGEPDEGMKIFHVAGTNGKGSVCAFLQSVLRQAGYKVGTFTSPHLVEIRERFCINGEMAAEKFFEESYRAVRIVSQNMMEKGYCHPSYFEFLFYMAMDMFRKLEVDIVILETGLGGRLDTTNVIRHPLVSVITSISLDHTEYLGDTIEKIAWEKAGIIKKGIPVVFDGNDNRASQVIRTRAEELGSPFQEADMQGYEITGCKDKGYEVRFFRAGGDFIEVTVPTVAEYQVMNAFLSFKALEAAGLEKADGLPITQLQIKEGIARMYWPGRMEEVLPGVFLDGAHNPGGIQAFAKAAAGLCQGRKKRADLLFSSVSDKDHGKMIREIAEALPLDQAAVAHINSERGLETGVLLKEFQDACGCGVEGFQTVEEAVLYMLHKKDEGHLLFCVGSLYLMGEIKAVLRRNGYD
- a CDS encoding RidA family protein; protein product: MKKVLATEKAPAAIGPYSQGVRGGDYVFISGQLPIDPATGEFAGDDIVSQTRQSLTNIKSILESEGLSMDNVVKTTVLLKNISEFGAMNEVYASFFAGECPARAAYEVAALPKNALVEIEAIAYCGK
- a CDS encoding DUF1836 domain-containing protein; its protein translation is MKTNDERMQDILKYLESLDHIRPETIPNIDLYMDQVTTFMDEHLKDTKRHPEDKVLTKTMINNYAKNNLLPAPNKKKYSREHIFLLIFIYYFKNLLSFHDIEQLFRPITEKHFNSPEGIPLEDIYREIFSQVEGGIDRIKEDIIQKHQHAGKTFEDKGLPEDDLEYLRLFSWICELSFDVYLKKQIIEQIIDDLRETEPVNMKKKK
- a CDS encoding YerC/YecD family TrpR-related protein: MNKKIKTDAVDHLFEAILTLRSSEECYTFFEDVCTVNELLSLSQRYEVAKMLREGRTYLEIAEKTGASTATISRVNRSLNYGNDGYDMVFKRLEEEKREG
- a CDS encoding Cof-type HAD-IIB family hydrolase; the protein is MDYRMIVLDLDGTLTNRNKEITPKTKEALFELKRQGGIIVLASGRPTYGVMPLAKELELHESGGYILSFNGGRIIDCKTGETVFAKELPVSSNSRIIRMAKDHGVNILTYENDLIVTPNAGDEYVEKESAINKLEVKEVGDMEAYVQFPVVKFLMLEEGDYLAMVEPRVKAALGRDYSVYRSEPYFLEILPKGIDKAASLERLLSRLGMSREEMIACGDGYNDLSMIRYAGLGVAMENAVLPVKTAADYITCSNNHDGIACVVEKFMLS